The Fusobacterium necrophorum subsp. necrophorum genome includes the window TAAACGATACTGAATTCCCGGTACCAATTTCCCGACACTGTTCTTCTTTTGATACATTGGTGTATTTACGGCTAAGACAGGACTGGTTTCGGTAATTCCATATCCTTCCAAAATTCGCACTCCAAATTTTTCCATCCATATTTGAGAGGTACTATCCTTTAATTTTTCCGCTCCCACAATGGCATATTTAATATTATAGAAATCGTATGGATTCGCCTGTTTTGCATAACCTTGAAAGAAGGTATCCGTTCCGCAAAGAATGCTTGCATTGCTATCATACACCAATTCCGGCACAATTTTATAGTGCACCGGAGAAGGGTAGAAAAATACTTTAATTCCTGATAAAATCGGTAAAATGGTCCCCACTTCCAATCCAAAAGAATGAAACATCGGCAACATATTGAAAAAAACATCACTTTCATTGAAAGCAAAGACAGAGGAAATTTGGTAACGATTCGCCTGTAAATTTTCATGATTTAAAGCTACCGCTTTCGGTGTTCCTTCCGACCCGGAAGTAAATAAAATGGTCGCAATATCGGAAGAATCCACTTTCGGAGTATATCTTCGATAATATCGATACACTCCTATCCATTTTTGTCGATAGCTCAAGGCTTCCTGCACCTGTTCCAAATAGAAAACTCGAACTCCCGCTTCTTCTATTTTTTGAATGACAGCTTGCAATTCCATAAGAGTTACCATTTTTTCCGCAGTAATTAGAGTTTGAATTCCGGAAGTGTGCAAACAGGAAAGAATTTGAGCTTCTCCCTGTGTAAAATTTACCATAGCAGGCACTTTTCCCACGGATTGCAAAGCAAAATATGCTACGACATTCGCCAAAGAATTTGGCAATAGTAAGGCGACATTTTTTTCCGAAATCTTTTCTTCGAAATATCTTCCCAATATATAGCTCTTTAAAATCAATTGATAATAGCTGATACTTCGACGTGCAATGTCTTCCGCAATCATATGCCCCTTTCCATGTCTTTTTCTTGCTGTCAACAAAGCACGAAACAGAGGAGTTGCAATCGGAGAAGATTGATACATCATATTTGTCATAATCGTATATAACTGATCCCCGATTTGCTTTCTTCTCAAAGAAGGGCTGACTCCTTCCTCCACTTTGATTTTTGTGGGAGGAAGTACTGTAATTGTAATTTTTGGAAAATACGTCGTCTTAAATTTCGTTTTCAAATAAGAAAACTTAGAAAATTGGGCCCCGTCAATCCGAACTGGTAAAATATTCGCATTAGCAGCATTTGCAACGACTCCCGCCCCCTCATATACTTTCATCAAAGAACCCGTCACAGTAATTCTTCCCTCCGGAAAAATAATACATTTTTGGTTTTTCTTCAATTCATCAATAATATTCTTTAACGCAACCGGATTCGTGGGATCCAAAGGATGCAAGCTTACCACCGATCTAAAAATCTTGACCCACCATTTTTTAGCAATGTGCGTATTGATTGCAAAAATCAATCTTTCCGGCATAAAAGCCGCCACTAGCAAACCATCCAATAAAGAGGTATGATTGGCAATCAATAAGACTCTTTTTCCTGCTTTTTCAAAATATTCCATGCCTTTGACATCCACTTTAAAAAAAATTGCCAACAAACTTTGAGCAATGGAACGAGGCAAAGCGTCCGGCAACATCGTCAAAATGTAAAAAGCAACCAAAATGCTTACCAAAGACAGAAAAAAGAAAATTTGAGGAATGGAAACTCCTAAATGAAATAGTAACATGACAAAGACGGATAGAAATACCATTCCGCAGGCATTCATAATATTATTTCCCGCAATAATTGTTGCTAAATATTTTTTGGAGGCTCTTGTTTGTAGAAAGGTATTCAAAGGAACCAAGTACATCCCTGAAAAAAATGCCAAAAGAAATAAAATAATTGCCATACGAATTCCCACAAAACTTGTAAAAAAAGGAACTGTATGCAGATTTTCAAAAGGGGGAATATAACGATTCGTTGCCCAATACAAAGCAAACATAGACACTGCCATTCCCAAAGAGCTCAAAGGTACATAGGTCGGATGCACCACTCCCTTTAAGATTTTCGTACAGAGATAAGCTCCCAAGGAAATTCCCAATGCAAAAATTAACATAAAAACGGAAACCGCATTCCTTGAAGTTCCCAATACCGATTCACAAAGAGGATAAATGAGCAACATCACAACGGCAGCCAAAGACCAAAACCATGAAATTCCTAAAATAGTCTGGTAGATAACTTTTAATTCCGATACTTTTCGATAAGTAATCCGGATGTCTTTCAAAATATTTTTATGCAGTTTTGCTTTCGGTCGAGGAGCAGGCGAAACGGGGATGAAAAAACTGCTGATAAATCCTATCACAGCACTACTGAACAAAAATCCTAAAACAAAGATAGGAGAATGCAGATAAGTTCCTAAAATCGTTCCGAACAAAACTGCCAGATAGGTCGAAGTATCGATGAAAGCGTTGGCGGAAATCAATTCCGCTTCTTTCAAATGTTGAGGTAAAATAGAGTATTTCAGAGGTCCAAAAAAAGCGGACCTCATACTCATCACAAATAAAGTCAGTAAAATCATGGAATATTGTCCCGAGTAAAAAAAGAAAATACAGAAAAAGATTCCTATAATTTCGATTCCTTTAATAATCTTTACAAGACTGTTTCTTTGAAATTTATCAGCAAACTGTCCTGCGGTTGCCGAGACAAAAAACATGGGTAAAATCGTAATCACATTGACGCTGCTGATTAAAATTCCCTTTTCTGTCAAGCTTCTCTGCAAATGATACGTAATAAAAGTAATGATTGCCATCTTCAAAAAATTGTCGTTAAGAGCTCCCAAAAATTGTGTCAGAAACAATGGCAAAAATTTTCGTTGTGTCAATAACATAGTACCTCCTAACGATTATTTTCTTTTAAACTTCTTCGAATATCTCTTTCCATATCCCGCTTTGCAATACTTTCCCTCTTGTCATATGTTTTCTTCCCTCTCGCCAAGGCAATTTCCACTTTCACATAGCCATGAGAAAGATGAACATCCAAAGGAACAATGGTATAGCCTTTTTGGCTTACCTTTTCA containing:
- a CDS encoding acyl-[ACP]--phospholipid O-acyltransferase; its protein translation is MLLTQRKFLPLFLTQFLGALNDNFLKMAIITFITYHLQRSLTEKGILISSVNVITILPMFFVSATAGQFADKFQRNSLVKIIKGIEIIGIFFCIFFFYSGQYSMILLTLFVMSMRSAFFGPLKYSILPQHLKEAELISANAFIDTSTYLAVLFGTILGTYLHSPIFVLGFLFSSAVIGFISSFFIPVSPAPRPKAKLHKNILKDIRITYRKVSELKVIYQTILGISWFWSLAAVVMLLIYPLCESVLGTSRNAVSVFMLIFALGISLGAYLCTKILKGVVHPTYVPLSSLGMAVSMFALYWATNRYIPPFENLHTVPFFTSFVGIRMAIILFLLAFFSGMYLVPLNTFLQTRASKKYLATIIAGNNIMNACGMVFLSVFVMLLFHLGVSIPQIFFFLSLVSILVAFYILTMLPDALPRSIAQSLLAIFFKVDVKGMEYFEKAGKRVLLIANHTSLLDGLLVAAFMPERLIFAINTHIAKKWWVKIFRSVVSLHPLDPTNPVALKNIIDELKKNQKCIIFPEGRITVTGSLMKVYEGAGVVANAANANILPVRIDGAQFSKFSYLKTKFKTTYFPKITITVLPPTKIKVEEGVSPSLRRKQIGDQLYTIMTNMMYQSSPIATPLFRALLTARKRHGKGHMIAEDIARRSISYYQLILKSYILGRYFEEKISEKNVALLLPNSLANVVAYFALQSVGKVPAMVNFTQGEAQILSCLHTSGIQTLITAEKMVTLMELQAVIQKIEEAGVRVFYLEQVQEALSYRQKWIGVYRYYRRYTPKVDSSDIATILFTSGSEGTPKAVALNHENLQANRYQISSVFAFNESDVFFNMLPMFHSFGLEVGTILPILSGIKVFFYPSPVHYKIVPELVYDSNASILCGTDTFFQGYAKQANPYDFYNIKYAIVGAEKLKDSTSQIWMEKFGVRILEGYGITETSPVLAVNTPMYQKKNSVGKLVPGIQYRLEEVEGVAEGGRLFVKGRNIMKGYLKNGELESLPDGWYDTGDIVSIDEDGFVHILGRAKRFAKIGGEMVSLAAVEEVLQKKYPDIKLAVLSVQDPKKGEQLVLFTEAEQMDSKDILEYLKEEQYSELWIPKKILTKQEIPILGTGKTDYVKLREMLDTE